One segment of Polyangiaceae bacterium DNA contains the following:
- a CDS encoding ATP-binding protein, whose translation MDGSDPISTPDPLALSEAQRSRVLSRSRLQAALTIFVCLLVVAQSLLLVVLVGRIFSSLTPAMRADLVWKAEHGAGELANEAPVALLTGDAAEIDAVFKSFVSDRDVVAIVALDASGSAVFTHGTPPPEVGPLFQGTARHAREAADHLITWEEVKIEGTSVGRIALVVSDARLRAGDELRVRVLQIGVVGCAVALLLCLAFVRFYVAPLIRLSDGAFRMLEDRTEQALQAARLKSEFLANMSHEIRTPMNGIVGMAELLERTPLDSRQRQFTRSLRRSANALMTLLNDILDLSKIEAGALKVQPSTFDALELLDDIAEMVAPLAGAKRVDLLVDIGDELPRFVQGDPDRLRQILVNLAGNAIKFTDAGRVTLKARKTEEGVEFSVVDTGIGVSESDQEHLFDAFWQADGSATRRHGGTGLGLAISHKLASLMGGQIGVESRLGQGSRFWVHLPLTDVPGDKPDAATSDCVPVVVMGACPAHSRQLRQTLQRLCAQVTVASSRDELLSILRAPGPPRAVFAEADEAVAAFAESGCAGVRLFKIRRWGDTVADTAAPLDGETSWPPRRSELLRLLRVAHGESSAQSSIPPSTPVRASRTDLLVVEDNPVNQMVVLEMLRELGYGADVANNGLEALERLAQRSYALVLMDCQMPKLDGYEATRRWRSQESGAARTPIVALTAHAFGHEREHAEAVGMNDYLVKPLTLQDLSRTLERWLRPPTPAATESLSGSSSDSTPEVSADAAADPVMELAPVLDAEAHRIPKVIKLFLHHVPLQIEELASAVTNKDAAGVKAHAHKLKGSCFAIGAQRMAETCKALEPFPEDSDAMLTTLRHQFDELVPLLEREYAACA comes from the coding sequence TTGGATGGCAGCGATCCCATTTCCACGCCCGATCCTCTGGCCCTGAGTGAGGCGCAGCGCTCTCGGGTGCTCTCGCGTTCGCGGCTGCAAGCGGCGCTGACGATCTTCGTCTGCCTGCTGGTAGTGGCTCAGTCGTTGCTACTCGTGGTCCTGGTCGGCCGCATCTTTTCCAGCCTGACGCCCGCGATGCGCGCAGACCTCGTTTGGAAGGCGGAGCACGGCGCTGGCGAACTCGCCAACGAGGCTCCGGTGGCCTTGCTCACGGGCGACGCGGCGGAAATCGACGCCGTCTTCAAGAGCTTCGTGAGCGACCGCGACGTGGTCGCCATCGTCGCCCTGGACGCATCCGGGTCTGCCGTCTTCACCCACGGCACGCCCCCGCCAGAGGTGGGTCCGCTGTTCCAAGGGACAGCGCGCCACGCGAGAGAAGCAGCGGACCACTTGATCACTTGGGAGGAAGTCAAGATCGAGGGAACCTCCGTCGGGCGAATAGCCCTGGTGGTCTCGGATGCGCGTTTGCGCGCGGGCGACGAGCTCCGCGTGCGCGTGCTGCAAATTGGCGTGGTCGGATGCGCCGTCGCGCTGCTGTTGTGTCTCGCTTTCGTCCGCTTCTATGTTGCGCCACTGATTCGGCTGTCGGACGGCGCCTTCCGCATGCTGGAAGACCGAACCGAGCAAGCACTGCAAGCCGCGCGACTGAAGAGCGAGTTTCTCGCGAACATGAGCCACGAGATCCGCACGCCGATGAACGGCATCGTGGGAATGGCCGAGCTGCTCGAGCGGACGCCCTTGGACTCGCGCCAACGTCAGTTCACCAGGTCCTTGCGTCGCTCGGCTAACGCGTTGATGACGCTGCTCAACGACATCTTGGACCTGTCGAAGATCGAGGCGGGCGCGTTGAAGGTGCAGCCGTCCACCTTCGATGCATTGGAGCTCTTGGACGACATCGCCGAGATGGTGGCTCCCCTAGCTGGTGCGAAGCGCGTGGACCTACTAGTGGACATTGGCGACGAGTTGCCTCGCTTCGTGCAAGGTGACCCGGATCGCCTGCGCCAGATCCTGGTCAATCTCGCTGGCAACGCGATCAAGTTCACGGATGCGGGGCGAGTCACGCTGAAGGCGCGCAAGACCGAGGAAGGCGTGGAGTTCTCGGTCGTCGACACGGGAATCGGCGTATCCGAATCGGATCAGGAGCATCTGTTCGACGCTTTCTGGCAGGCTGATGGCAGCGCCACCCGACGCCACGGCGGCACCGGACTTGGACTGGCCATCTCGCACAAGCTGGCGTCGCTGATGGGGGGGCAGATCGGTGTGGAGAGCCGGCTGGGTCAGGGAAGCCGCTTCTGGGTTCACCTGCCCCTGACCGATGTCCCGGGTGACAAACCCGATGCCGCGACGTCGGATTGCGTGCCAGTCGTCGTCATGGGCGCGTGCCCCGCGCACAGCCGCCAGCTCCGCCAGACGCTACAGCGCTTGTGCGCGCAGGTCACCGTGGCTAGTTCTCGCGACGAGCTGCTGAGCATCTTGCGCGCCCCGGGTCCGCCGCGTGCGGTGTTCGCAGAAGCGGACGAAGCCGTAGCTGCATTTGCGGAGAGCGGCTGCGCTGGCGTGCGCCTGTTCAAGATCCGACGGTGGGGCGATACCGTGGCCGACACCGCTGCGCCGCTCGACGGCGAAACGAGTTGGCCGCCGCGGCGCAGCGAGTTGCTCCGGCTGTTGCGCGTGGCACACGGCGAATCGTCGGCTCAATCGTCGATTCCACCGTCGACACCCGTGCGCGCCTCGCGAACGGACCTGCTCGTCGTCGAGGATAACCCAGTAAACCAAATGGTAGTGCTGGAGATGCTGCGTGAGCTGGGCTACGGCGCGGACGTAGCCAACAACGGCCTCGAAGCCCTCGAGCGCCTGGCGCAGCGCAGCTATGCGCTCGTGCTCATGGACTGCCAGATGCCAAAGCTGGATGGATACGAGGCAACCAGGCGCTGGCGCAGTCAAGAATCGGGCGCCGCGCGCACGCCAATCGTCGCGCTCACGGCGCACGCCTTTGGCCACGAGCGCGAGCACGCCGAGGCCGTTGGCATGAATGACTATCTGGTAAAGCCACTCACGCTTCAGGACCTCTCGCGAACTCTCGAACGTTGGTTGCGGCCTCCCACCCCCGCCGCGACCGAGTCATTGTCGGGATCCAGCAGCGACTCGACGCCTGAGGTGAGCGCAGATGCAGCGGCCGATCCCGTCATGGAGCTGGCGCCGGTGTTGGATGCGGAGGCGCACAGAATCCCGAAGGTGATCAAGCTATTCTTGCACCACGTGCCGCTGCAAATCGAAGAGCTTGCCAGCGCAGTCACCAACAAGGACGCAGCGGGCGTCAAAGCTCACGCCCACAAGCTCAAGGGCAGCTGTTTCGCCATCGGCGCGCAACGCATGGCCGAGACCTGCAAGGCACTGGAGCCCTTTCCAGAAGACTCGGATGCGATGTTGACCACCT
- a CDS encoding sigma 54-interacting transcriptional regulator: MAARKGDDDHTVGLEDSGRASALRGFRLTIVEGQDVGTTHEFHERAVVGSQQNVDVLLQDRTVSRYHCEIVASPEGYRVRDLGSTNGTVLDGVRVEEAWLRGASVVSVGGTRLRFDVAGEAQPLALSSRSAFGSLVGSSVAMRSCFALLERVAETDSTVLLEGETGCGKDAAAEALHQLGARKERPLVVVDCGAAHGNLLESQLFGHERGAFTGADARRSGAFEEAQGGTIFLDEIGELPLELQPKLLRVLEHKQIQRVGSNVTHRVDARIIAATNRDLRAEVNKGNFRADLYFRLAVVRIRLPSLREHAEDIPLLARRLLEGLGASRSTIDELLDFDFVAHLQRTSWPGNVRELRNHLERCLVFQSALPPAQDERPRNVSAAPRVDLPFDQARREVLDAFERSYLEAQLERHANSTTKAAAAAGVGRVYFYKLLKRHGLR; the protein is encoded by the coding sequence ATGGCGGCCCGCAAAGGTGACGATGACCACACCGTCGGTCTGGAGGACTCAGGACGCGCATCCGCTCTGCGCGGGTTTCGCCTGACAATAGTCGAAGGCCAGGACGTGGGCACGACCCACGAGTTTCACGAGCGGGCCGTGGTCGGTTCGCAACAGAACGTCGACGTGTTGCTCCAGGATCGCACCGTTTCGCGCTACCACTGCGAGATCGTGGCAAGTCCCGAGGGCTATCGCGTCCGAGACTTGGGTAGTACGAATGGCACCGTGCTGGACGGGGTTCGCGTCGAAGAGGCGTGGCTTCGCGGTGCGTCCGTAGTGTCGGTGGGCGGAACCCGGTTGCGCTTCGATGTTGCCGGGGAGGCACAGCCCCTAGCCCTCTCATCGCGCTCCGCCTTCGGCTCCCTGGTGGGCTCTTCGGTAGCGATGCGGAGTTGTTTCGCCCTCTTGGAGCGAGTGGCGGAGACGGATTCCACGGTGTTGCTCGAAGGCGAAACTGGCTGTGGGAAAGACGCTGCGGCGGAGGCACTGCATCAACTCGGAGCGCGCAAGGAGCGCCCCTTGGTGGTCGTGGATTGTGGTGCCGCTCACGGCAACCTCTTGGAGTCGCAGTTGTTTGGGCACGAGCGCGGCGCCTTCACGGGCGCGGATGCTCGGCGCAGCGGTGCCTTCGAAGAGGCCCAAGGGGGAACCATCTTTCTCGATGAGATCGGTGAGTTGCCCTTGGAGCTCCAGCCAAAGCTGCTGCGTGTGCTCGAGCACAAACAGATTCAGCGCGTCGGGTCGAACGTGACTCATCGCGTGGATGCTCGCATCATCGCGGCCACGAACAGAGACCTGCGCGCCGAAGTGAACAAGGGGAACTTTCGGGCGGATCTCTACTTTCGCCTGGCGGTCGTGCGCATTCGGCTGCCGAGCCTACGCGAACACGCCGAGGACATTCCGTTGCTTGCTCGGCGGTTGCTGGAAGGGTTGGGTGCGTCGCGCTCCACCATCGATGAGTTGCTGGACTTCGATTTCGTGGCACACCTGCAGCGCACGAGCTGGCCCGGCAACGTGCGAGAGTTGCGGAATCACCTCGAGCGCTGCTTGGTCTTTCAAAGTGCGCTGCCGCCAGCGCAGGATGAACGCCCCAGGAACGTATCTGCTGCGCCTCGTGTCGATCTTCCCTTCGATCAGGCACGGCGTGAGGTGCTGGATGCCTTCGAGCGCAGCTACCTGGAGGCGCAGCTGGAACGACACGCGAACAGCACGACCAAGGCCGCTGCGGCGGCCGGCGTGGGTCGCGTCTACTTCTACAAGTTACTGAAGCGCCATGGCCTGCGCTGA
- a CDS encoding porin yields the protein MTPRRLTLLLVVWSASAVAQPNAADEVGPRETPQVLAEQQRRIEQLEVAVRNHEQEEEAAALESATAGADAEVAEAVHGDPIKIYGYIDVGWQKMMAKQTSLVRQVSTTNANTFVLGNVNLFFDAQPSESWRGLTELHLTNAPHGNELSYASDFGTEYERVDSTANDPTAATGRNQILLGSVVIERAWIQYSHNSELNLRAGYFLTPFGVWNLDHGTPTLISMVLPEFQTRQYFPSRQTGVQALGSAFAGPWELGYHATVSNGRSVGTMDIDDNKALGGRLHATHMLDGRRVALGASAFYGTFVDYQKRLTAVDPLRVETDVTVSGTEWTLGADVSLDFDGWRLRAEGAMQRVSYDPDKRAPMSGPPGAQVPDQNRWNGYALFAYRLPGTALEPYGYLEGIHRPNSLGDTVIGTSVGMNVYFTPAAQLKLQYSQIRFTNQVTETDKDPSDHDFAVFVSRLVLAF from the coding sequence ATGACTCCGCGCCGACTGACCTTGTTGCTCGTGGTTTGGTCGGCCTCTGCCGTGGCCCAACCGAATGCCGCTGATGAAGTGGGGCCTCGCGAAACCCCGCAGGTCCTTGCTGAGCAACAGCGGCGTATCGAGCAGCTGGAAGTGGCCGTGCGCAATCACGAGCAGGAGGAGGAAGCTGCCGCTTTGGAGAGCGCCACGGCCGGCGCTGACGCCGAGGTGGCGGAGGCCGTGCATGGCGACCCCATCAAGATCTACGGCTACATCGACGTCGGCTGGCAGAAGATGATGGCGAAGCAGACGTCGCTGGTCCGTCAGGTCAGCACGACGAACGCCAATACCTTCGTGCTCGGCAACGTCAACCTGTTCTTCGACGCCCAGCCAAGTGAGTCCTGGCGCGGCCTGACGGAGCTGCACCTCACCAACGCGCCGCATGGCAACGAGTTGAGCTACGCCAGCGACTTCGGTACCGAGTACGAACGCGTCGACAGCACCGCCAATGACCCCACGGCCGCGACGGGTCGGAACCAGATCCTTCTGGGTTCCGTCGTCATCGAACGCGCCTGGATTCAATACAGCCACAACAGCGAGTTGAATCTCCGAGCTGGCTACTTCCTCACGCCCTTCGGTGTGTGGAACCTGGACCATGGGACACCGACGCTCATCTCCATGGTGCTGCCGGAGTTCCAGACGCGTCAGTACTTTCCATCGCGCCAAACCGGCGTTCAGGCCCTGGGCAGTGCGTTCGCAGGGCCTTGGGAACTCGGCTATCACGCCACCGTGTCCAACGGCCGGAGCGTCGGCACGATGGACATCGACGACAACAAGGCACTCGGTGGGCGCCTGCACGCCACCCACATGCTCGACGGCAGGCGCGTCGCCTTGGGCGCGTCCGCTTTCTACGGCACCTTCGTCGACTATCAGAAGCGCCTCACGGCCGTCGACCCCCTGCGAGTCGAGACTGACGTCACCGTCTCGGGAACCGAGTGGACACTGGGCGCAGATGTGTCCCTGGATTTCGATGGCTGGCGATTGAGGGCCGAAGGCGCGATGCAGCGCGTCAGCTACGACCCTGACAAGCGCGCACCCATGTCAGGTCCCCCGGGTGCGCAGGTCCCAGATCAGAACCGTTGGAATGGATACGCGCTGTTCGCGTATCGCCTGCCCGGGACTGCCCTCGAGCCCTACGGATATCTCGAAGGCATTCACCGGCCGAACTCCCTGGGCGACACGGTGATTGGAACCTCCGTGGGCATGAACGTCTACTTCACGCCCGCCGCGCAGCTGAAGCTGCAGTACTCCCAGATCCGCTTCACCAATCAGGTCACTGAGACCGACAAGGATCCCAGTGACCACGACTTCGCGGTTTTCGTTTCCCGCCTCGTGCTGGCTTTCTGA
- a CDS encoding response regulator: protein MTQTNGSKREFLNPWLKRKAISPFYSGIVMQTVPPRAWSDHPDRQASEHKPHVLVVDDDPIVLEVIRDRLESAGYDVSTRSEELGTSAWIAVNKPDIVLLDVMMPALRGNEIASLVLRRGVGDGVGIIFHSSKSPDELEELVQRSGALGAICKTGDERSFLRQFKSLAARHRRS from the coding sequence TTGACCCAGACGAACGGCTCGAAGCGCGAGTTCTTGAACCCGTGGCTCAAGCGGAAGGCGATTTCGCCGTTCTATTCGGGCATCGTGATGCAAACTGTTCCGCCTCGCGCTTGGTCTGACCACCCCGATCGACAGGCCTCGGAACACAAACCCCACGTGCTGGTGGTGGATGACGACCCCATCGTGCTCGAGGTCATTCGTGACCGCTTGGAGAGCGCCGGCTACGATGTGAGCACGCGCAGCGAGGAGTTGGGGACCTCCGCCTGGATCGCCGTCAACAAGCCAGATATCGTGCTGCTCGACGTGATGATGCCCGCCCTACGCGGGAACGAGATCGCGTCGCTCGTGCTGCGTAGGGGAGTGGGTGACGGCGTGGGAATCATCTTCCACTCCAGCAAGTCGCCGGACGAACTGGAGGAGCTAGTGCAACGCAGTGGCGCTCTCGGCGCCATCTGCAAGACCGGTGACGAACGCAGCTTCCTGCGCCAGTTCAAGAGCCTGGCGGCGAGGCATCGACGCTCATGA